Proteins encoded within one genomic window of Drosophila willistoni isolate 14030-0811.24 chromosome XL unlocalized genomic scaffold, UCI_dwil_1.1 Seg141, whole genome shotgun sequence:
- the LOC6648277 gene encoding uncharacterized protein LOC6648277 → MSVLAYTRSNDEEIFRHCTKDCGVVTATEDFQYFALRCIFCSEKFLYFDAFIGHLQTMHLSDANGNDGSEGNEVSGGQRLGGGVGITQPMSLSIGPAPLEHDEIEDLTDADTALLEPQMVIKQELQELGSSDDEQSALAANTTTDKRLAANVQASDEAENDVDDEDDDDEEDEEDDAEEEEEDDEDDEVILPESNILPHPRMKVTKPRPKQHQQHQQRQRRQQKQMGVKNEPLTADGDSSMDDYGGYMDDDNDNSTEYMEYSGGPGYNDLAQGHSILGTGGANDFLSYDEMVEESLLGRDRELTMHIKDRKMIQFLIHSYQRNPFLWDHSHPQFRDRVKRARFLDWIVLEFKSRFNISLAKDAITRKWDNLRTVYKRECNRMALEKTNISTLWYFKELHFLNEVYSYNSKMSDAVVKETSYRRRFSAIWNDTSTAKLLSMVKRYHCFYNRFDPDYRSKERRGEGLHQMAMELQQLIDVTTIQISKRISQLRFDYSKQKTERLNCERMGKTFIPNYIYYDQMNFMDDDIPPFKCQHCGEIVQTLRELDLHMLTHQPSLGGGYYCNICHIQFHNAEEFETHKQLHLGAGNEVKYNCELCTASFREKSNYDEHLRRHNEELFLPSLGINHSIMEGHEDGDLSGTGGDGGDDGDGDQLMTSPESGGGANKPFPCDICHRTFATSGHLNAHRIVHQDERERCYKCDYPQCNKSFVARNSLFEHLKQHYSNEEFKCDICGKSFKSTKNLQNHKQIHDKVKRYVCQICGSAFAQAAGLYLHKRRHNRPNGTTGAVGRSGGSRSSL, encoded by the exons ATGAGCGTGCTGGCATATACGCGTTCGAACGATGAGGAGATTTTTCGCCATTGCACAAAGGATTGCGGCGTGGTAACGGCCACCGAGGACTTTCAGTATTTTGCCCTAAGATGCATATTCTGTAGCGAGAAGTTTCTCTATTTCGATGCCTTCATTGGCCATTTGCAGACAATGCATCTGAGTGATGCCAATGGGAACGATGGCAGTGAGGGGAATGAAGTGAGTGGTGGCCAGAGATTAGGTGGTGGTGTTGGGATTACCCAGCCAATGTCATTATCGATAGGACCAGCGCCGTTGGAACATGATGAGATTGAAGACTTAACCGATGCAGATACAGCCCTATTGGAGCCACAAATGGTGATCAAACAGGAGCTACAGGAATTGGGGAGCAGCGATGATGAGCAATCGGCATTAGCTGCGAATACAACAACAGATAAACGTCTGGCCGCCAATGTCCAGGCATCGGATGAGGCTGAGAACGATGTCGATGACGAGgacgacgatgatgaagaAGATGAGGAGGACGATGccgaggaggaggaggaagacGACGAGGATGATGAAGTCATACTGCCGGAATCAAATATATTACCACATCCACGAATGAAGGTAACCAAACCAAGGCCAaaacaacaccagcagcaccaacaacgCCAGCGACGCCAACAGAAGCAAATGGGCGTCAAAAATGAACCTCTTACAGCCGATGGCGATTCCTCGATGGATGACTATGGAGGCTACATGGATGATGACAATGACAATTCCACCGAGTATATGGAATATAGTGGTGGTCCTGGTTACAATGATTTAGCTCAAGGTCACAGCATTTTGGGCACCGGCGGCGCGAATGATTTTCTTAGCTATGATGAAATGGTCGAGGAATCCCTTTTAGGC CGTGATCGTGAATTAACCATGCACATTAAGGATCGCAAAATGATACAATTCCTCATCCATTCATATCAACGGAATCCCTTCCTCTGGGATCACAGTCATCCGCAGTTCAGGGATCGTGTGAAACGCGCCAGATTTCTTGACTGGATTGTCCTAGAATTCAAAAGCCGCTTCAACATCTCATTGGCCAAGGATGCCATCACCAGGAAATGGGATAATCTTCGCACCGTTTACAAGCGTGAATGCAATCGGATGGCTCTGGAGAAAACAAACATCAGTACCTTATGGTATTTCAAGGAGCTGCATTTCCTCAATGAAGTCTATAGTTACAATTCCAAAATGTCTGATGCTGTGGTTAAG gaAACATCATATCGCCGTCGGTTTTCGGCCATTTGGAATGACACATCCACAGCCAAATTGTTGAGCATGGTGAAACGTTATCATTGCTTTTACAATCGCTTCGATCCGGATTATCGCAGCAAGGAGCGACGCGGCGAAGGTCTCCATCAGATGGCCATGGAGCTGCAGCAATTGATCGATGTGACAACGATACAGATATCGAAACGTATATCCCAATTGCGTTTTGATTATTCCAAACAGAAGACAGAGCGTTTGAATTGTGAGCGCATGGGTAAAACGTTTATAccgaattatatatattacgATCAAATGAATTTCATGGACGACGATATACCGCCATTCAAGTGCCAGCATTGCGGTGAGATTGTGCAGACATTGCGCGAATTGGATCTCCATATGCTGACGCATCAGCCTAGTTTGGGTGGTGGCTATTACTGCAATATCTGTCACATACAATTCCATAATGCCGAGGAGTTTGAGACGCACAAGCAACTCCATTTGGGTGCTGGCAATGAGGTGAAATACAATTGTGAATTGTGTACGGCCAGTTTTCGTGAGAAATCCAATTACGATGAGCATCTGCGGCGACACAATGAGGAATTGTTTTTGCCCTCGTTGGGAATCAATCATAGCATTATGGAGGGGCATGAAGATGGCGACTTATCTGGCACAGGTGGCGATGGCGGCGACGATGGCGATGGTGATCAATTGATGACATCACCCGAATCGGGAGGCGGTGCCAACAAACCATTCCCCTGCGACATCTGTCATCGCACGTTTGCCACATCGGGACATCTAAATGCCCATCGCATTGTGCATCAGGATGAGCGTGAGCGGTGCTATAAATGCGACTATCCGCAGTGCAACAAATCGTTTGTGGCCCGCAATAGCCTGTTCGAGCATTTGAAGCAACATTACAGCAATGAGGAATTCAAATGCGATATATGCGGCAAGAGTTTCAAGTCCACCAAGAATTTGCAGAATCACAAACAGATCCATGACAAGGTGAAGCGTTATGTATGCCAAATTTGCGGTTCGGCCTTTGCCCAGGCGGCGGGACTGTATCTTCATAAGCGGCGACACAATCGTCCAAATGGCACAACCGGTGCTGTTGGCCGCTCTGGCGGGAGTCGTTCGAGTCTATGA
- the LOC6648278 gene encoding zinc finger protein 184, which translates to MPKNPHEQDHDYYLEDFDPADLIEEVYDYEYEIIQDIETLETKPEAEAESQAKSETEPKATVPAKRRLAKKPPYICPECNKSFSVNSRLVEHMRVHTGERPFQCPQCPARFAQRSNWSTHIRHTHNKETPYKCSECNRSYVRRRLLDQHVKTVHMHLRDLRCQLCEATFSHPVNYKKHMISHIGEKAFSCEVCGKQFGRAENRDIHRFLHSNSKPYSCTVCQAGYTRKQHLMLHIQATKHENDTIVRQKPSCSAMEKQRNEDEEAVDDVEYISDFEQQKTQKHEMADDDGEEENVEFISDLEQQKNEKIEMAEGEEVEYIFDLEEQKNEKIEMAEEEEVEYIFELDQQENVKIEMTEEEENVEYLSDLD; encoded by the exons ATGCCCAAAAATCCACACGAACAAGATCACGATTATTACCTAGAGGACTTCGATCCAGCTGATTTGATCGAGGAAGTGTATGACTATGAATATGAGATAATACAGGACATTGAGACGCTAGAAACCAAgccagaggcagaggcagagtcACAGGCAAAGTCAGAAACAGAGCCAAAGGCAACTGTTCCAG CCAAACGCCGATTGGCAAAGAAACCTCCGTATATCTGCCCAGAATGTAACAAATCGTTTTCGGTAAATAGCCGCCTGGTCGAACATATGCGCGTCCACACGGGTGAACGACCCTTCCAATGTCCTCAATGTCCAGCCCGATTCGCCCAGCGTTCCAACTGGAGCACCCACATACGTCACACCCATAACAAGGAGACTCCCTATAAGTGTTCCGAATGCAATCGTTCCTACGTCCGACGTCGTCTGCTCGATCAGCATGTAAAGACAGTTCATATGCATTTGCGTGATCTCCGTTGCCAGCTGTGTGAGGCCACCTTTAGTCATCCGGTTAACTACAAGAAGCACATGATCTCGCATATCGGAGAGAAGGCCTTTTCCTGTGAGGTTTGCGGCAAGCAGTTTGGCCGTGCCGAGAATCGAGATATACATCGTTTCCTTCATAGCAATAGCAAGCCCTATTCCTGCACTGTATGCCAGGCGGGTTACACGAGGAAGCAGCATCTGATGCTGCACATCCAGGCCACTAAGCACGAGAATGACACAATCGTGAGACAAAAGCCATCCTGTTCTGCAATGGAGAAGCAGAGAAACGAAGACGAAGAAGCAGTGGATGACGTCGAGTATATTTCAGACTTCGAGCAGCAGAAAACCCAGAAACATGAAATGGCAGACGATGATGGAGAGGAGGAAAACGTCGAGTTCATTTCAGATTTGGAGCAGCagaaaaatgagaaaattgAAATGGCAGAAGGTGAAGAAGTCGAGTACATTTTTGACTTGGAGGAGCAGAAAAACGAGAAAATTGAAatggcagaagaagaagaagtcgaGTACATTTTTGAATTGGATCAGCaggaaaatgtgaaaattgaaatgacaGAAGAGGAAGAAAACGTCGAGTATCTTTCAGACTTGGACTGA